Proteins found in one Bacteroidota bacterium genomic segment:
- a CDS encoding T9SS type A sorting domain-containing protein — MTSGNASSYHWSNGDTTQSIVVWNPGSYSLTVSDINGCTANSNAVSVSVNALPAIPLIAASGPLSFCQGDSVLLTSSFANSYIWSNGDTTQSILVWNSGIYSLTVSDINGCTATSNAVSISVNALPAIPVVSFNGQILSTQGGFSYQWYLNGVPIVGATDSVYHPLTNGDYFVVVADSFGCISQSAILTITIVATMAPRNIDFALVPNPTTGKFRIITSNEGIEDILIYNALGVKVFSSPNYQQEIDLSGFSKGSYFVVVHHDWGVWRSILLHL; from the coding sequence TTGACTTCCGGCAATGCAAGCAGCTACCATTGGAGTAATGGCGACACAACCCAAAGTATTGTCGTTTGGAACCCAGGAAGTTATTCGCTGACCGTTTCCGACATCAATGGCTGCACGGCCAATTCGAATGCAGTGTCTGTTTCAGTAAATGCATTACCAGCGATTCCTTTGATCGCCGCAAGCGGTCCGTTATCCTTCTGCCAAGGCGATTCAGTGCTATTGACTTCCAGCTTTGCAAATAGCTACATTTGGAGCAATGGCGACACAACCCAAAGCATCTTGGTTTGGAATTCAGGGATTTATTCCCTCACCGTTTCCGACATCAATGGCTGTACGGCTACTTCGAATGCAGTTTCTATCTCAGTCAATGCGCTTCCTGCCATTCCAGTGGTCAGTTTCAATGGACAAATCCTGAGTACCCAAGGAGGGTTTTCCTATCAATGGTACTTGAATGGAGTTCCTATCGTAGGGGCGACCGACTCTGTTTATCATCCACTTACCAATGGCGATTATTTCGTCGTTGTGGCTGATTCATTCGGATGTATTTCTCAATCAGCGATTTTGACAATTACAATTGTTGCCACAATGGCTCCAAGGAACATTGACTTTGCGCTCGTACCCAATCCAACAACCGGAAAATTTAGAATCATCACTTCAAATGAAGGAATTGAAGATATTCTGATTTACAACGCGTTGGGAGTAAAAGTATTCAGCTCACCAAATTACCAACAGGAAATCGATCTCTCTGGCTTTTCCAAAGGCTCTTATTTCGTAGTGGTCCACCATGATTGGGGGGTTTGGAGGTCAATTCTCTTGCATTTGTAG